The following are from one region of the Streptomyces tuirus genome:
- a CDS encoding GNAT family N-acetyltransferase encodes MRVAGPGELGEGERERWRALRAASEAPRNPFMEPEFTDAVGRVRPGARVAVVYEGTEPAGFLPYERGPLGQGRAIGLGVSDAQGAILRPGLDLETGELLRACSLSSFAFDNLEAEQRLFVRYAAEEYATYVIDVEKGYETYESVLRAQSPKFLKTTLAKERRLGRQAGELRFVFDERDPAALRTLMEWKSAQYRRTGRRDRFAQEWITRLVGQLARTRAPECSGTLSVLYAGERPVAAHFGLRSASVLACWFPAYDPEFSKFSPGLVLHLRMAEAAAAEGIGTLDLGRGAAEYKDALKTGELPVYEGAVTRPGVGAALHWLSREPARRAHSFVRSRPQLASLAARTLKGAARLRRG; translated from the coding sequence ATTCGCGTGGCTGGGCCCGGGGAGCTCGGCGAGGGGGAGAGGGAGCGCTGGCGTGCGCTGCGCGCCGCCTCGGAGGCACCGCGCAACCCTTTCATGGAGCCGGAGTTCACCGATGCCGTCGGCCGGGTCAGGCCCGGGGCCCGGGTGGCCGTGGTGTACGAGGGCACGGAGCCGGCCGGCTTCCTGCCCTACGAACGGGGCCCGTTGGGCCAGGGCCGGGCGATCGGGCTCGGCGTCTCGGACGCGCAGGGCGCGATCCTGCGGCCGGGCCTCGATCTGGAGACGGGCGAACTGCTGAGGGCCTGCTCGCTGTCGAGCTTCGCCTTCGACAATCTGGAGGCCGAGCAGCGGCTGTTCGTCCGGTACGCGGCCGAGGAGTACGCCACCTACGTCATCGACGTGGAGAAGGGCTACGAGACGTACGAGTCGGTGCTGCGCGCGCAGTCGCCGAAGTTCCTGAAGACCACACTGGCCAAGGAGCGCAGGCTGGGCCGGCAGGCCGGCGAGCTGCGCTTCGTGTTCGACGAACGCGATCCGGCCGCGCTGCGCACGCTCATGGAGTGGAAGTCAGCGCAGTACCGCAGGACCGGCCGCCGGGACCGGTTCGCCCAGGAGTGGATCACCCGGCTCGTCGGGCAGCTGGCCCGGACCCGGGCGCCGGAGTGCAGCGGCACGCTGTCCGTGCTGTACGCCGGTGAGCGGCCCGTCGCCGCGCACTTCGGGCTGCGTTCGGCCTCGGTGCTGGCCTGCTGGTTCCCGGCCTACGACCCGGAGTTCTCGAAGTTCTCGCCGGGTCTGGTGCTGCACCTGCGGATGGCCGAGGCAGCCGCCGCCGAAGGCATCGGCACGCTCGACCTGGGCAGGGGCGCGGCCGAGTACAAGGACGCGCTGAAGACGGGCGAACTGCCCGTGTACGAGGGCGCGGTGACCCGTCCGGGGGTGGGCGCGGCACTGCACTGGCTGAGCCGCGAACCGGCACGCCGCGCGCACAGCTTCGTCCGCAGCAGGCCCCAGCTCGCGTCGCTGGCCGCGCGGACGCTGAAGGGCGCGGCTCGGCTGCGCCGTGGCTGA
- a CDS encoding glycosyl hydrolase: MRFNRPHRPFRRTPSTTGGQHRKEPHQERPGGPSASGRRRLLITSATVVSAVLVAAFALRDASGPDSGAAGSKADCRPTALLEPPCGAWFGAFVPHERDDLPEKVRAYEKRVGRELDIVYTYHDMSLPSGTRREGQLLTPEERRVGEDHLLLLSWESKWWGGTERQQPNWKQIASGELDDKVIDVQARRIKDYGKKVFLSFDLEMDTRTPASGTPTDYVNAYRHIHDRFRALGVDNVVWTWITTGYLDHADEIKKMYPGDDYVDWVGYNQYNYYRCHDAGWLSFAQTQAATHDWIRANISDDKPLMLSEFGTATDANRPQRQAEWYAQVPGVLKGLDGVKAALQWNYRDPGPHCNLALANDAAWDSLRKAVADPYLNQPLR; encoded by the coding sequence GTGAGGTTCAACCGTCCCCACCGTCCCTTTCGCCGCACGCCGAGCACGACCGGAGGACAGCACCGGAAAGAACCGCACCAGGAGCGGCCCGGCGGCCCGTCGGCATCGGGCCGGCGCCGCCTGCTGATCACGTCCGCCACCGTCGTCAGCGCCGTCCTGGTCGCCGCGTTCGCCCTGCGCGACGCGTCGGGACCGGACTCGGGAGCCGCCGGCTCCAAGGCGGACTGCCGCCCCACGGCCCTCCTCGAACCGCCCTGCGGCGCCTGGTTCGGCGCGTTCGTGCCGCACGAGCGGGACGACCTCCCGGAGAAGGTGCGCGCCTACGAGAAGCGCGTGGGCCGCGAGCTGGACATCGTGTACACGTACCACGACATGTCCCTGCCCTCGGGCACCCGGCGCGAGGGGCAGTTGCTCACCCCGGAGGAGCGGCGCGTCGGCGAGGACCACCTGCTGCTGCTCTCCTGGGAGAGCAAGTGGTGGGGCGGCACCGAGCGGCAGCAGCCGAACTGGAAGCAGATCGCCTCCGGCGAGCTGGACGACAAGGTCATCGACGTCCAGGCCCGGCGCATCAAGGACTACGGCAAGAAGGTGTTTCTCTCCTTCGACCTGGAGATGGACACCCGCACCCCCGCCAGCGGCACCCCCACCGACTACGTGAATGCCTACCGGCACATCCACGACCGGTTCCGCGCACTGGGCGTGGACAACGTGGTGTGGACCTGGATCACCACCGGGTACCTCGACCACGCGGACGAGATCAAGAAGATGTACCCGGGCGACGACTACGTCGACTGGGTCGGCTACAACCAGTACAACTACTACCGCTGTCACGACGCCGGCTGGCTCTCCTTCGCGCAGACGCAAGCCGCCACACACGACTGGATCCGCGCGAACATCTCCGACGACAAGCCGCTGATGCTCTCCGAGTTCGGCACGGCCACGGACGCGAACCGCCCGCAGCGGCAGGCCGAGTGGTACGCGCAGGTGCCCGGGGTGCTGAAGGGCCTGGACGGCGTCAAGGCCGCCCTCCAGTGGAACTACCGGGACCCCGGACCGCACTGCAACCTGGCGCTGGCGAACGACGCGGCCTGGGACAGCCTGCGCAAGGCGGTCGCCGACCCCTACCTCAACCAGCCGCTGCGGTAG
- a CDS encoding polysaccharide deacetylase family protein, which translates to MDDPPGWIAEFTVTPRQFAAHLDVIAGSGRTPVTISTVADHLAGRAPLPPRPVLLTFDDGFADLPGPTAEVLAARGLPATAYLTTGAIAPGGRSLLPPAPMMTLARAAELERSGMEIGSHTVTHAQLDTLSAKALAYELRTSKAVLEDALGHEIRHLAYPHGYNSPRVRAMSARAGYETATAVRHALSSERDERYRIARLIVRRTHTVADVEGWLAGVGARVAPYRDGPKTIAWRWYRRARAVVHGPEFAG; encoded by the coding sequence ATGGACGACCCACCCGGGTGGATCGCCGAGTTCACGGTCACGCCACGGCAGTTCGCGGCGCATCTGGACGTCATCGCCGGCAGCGGGCGTACGCCCGTCACGATCAGTACGGTCGCCGATCATCTGGCCGGGCGGGCGCCCCTGCCGCCCCGGCCCGTGCTGCTCACCTTCGACGACGGGTTCGCCGATCTTCCCGGCCCGACCGCCGAGGTCCTGGCCGCGCGCGGGCTGCCCGCCACCGCCTACCTCACCACCGGCGCCATCGCCCCGGGCGGCCGCAGTCTGCTGCCGCCCGCCCCGATGATGACCCTGGCCCGGGCGGCGGAGCTTGAACGTTCCGGCATGGAGATCGGCAGTCACACCGTCACACACGCCCAGCTCGACACCCTGTCCGCCAAGGCCCTGGCGTACGAACTGCGCACCTCCAAGGCCGTGCTGGAGGACGCTCTCGGCCACGAGATCCGGCACCTCGCCTATCCGCACGGCTACAACAGCCCCCGGGTGCGGGCCATGTCGGCCCGGGCGGGCTACGAGACGGCGACGGCGGTGCGGCACGCGCTCAGCTCCGAGCGCGACGAGCGCTACCGCATCGCCCGGCTCATCGTCCGGCGCACCCACACCGTCGCCGATGTCGAGGGCTGGCTGGCGGGGGTGGGCGCGCGGGTCGCGCCGTACCGGGACGGGCCGAAGACGATCGCCTGGCGCTGGTACCGGCGGGCCCGTGCGGTGGTGCACGGGCCCGAGTTCGCGGGGTGA
- a CDS encoding HAD family hydrolase, translating into MAAPLAYSLIATDLDGTLLRGDDTLSDRSLAALARVADAGAQHLVVTGRPAPRVRPLLDDLGCRGLAVCGQGAQVYDAGAGRLLWSIRLDRELAETALGKIEAEVGQVYAAVDQDGVDGLTLIEPGYLMPHPTLPAVRVDRREELWGEPISKVLLRHPHLTDDELAATARSVVGSLATVTMSGPGTVELQPCGITKATGLALAAEHLGLRPADTVAFGDMPNDIPMFDWAGHGVAMANAHPELKAVADEVTLSNEDDGIAVVLERLLGGTAQYGPLTLSIEP; encoded by the coding sequence ATGGCCGCACCCCTCGCATATTCACTCATCGCCACCGACCTGGACGGGACGCTGCTGCGCGGCGACGACACCCTCTCCGACCGGTCCCTCGCCGCGCTCGCGCGGGTGGCGGACGCCGGTGCCCAGCACCTCGTGGTGACCGGCCGGCCGGCGCCGAGAGTGCGGCCGCTCCTGGACGACCTCGGGTGCAGGGGGCTCGCGGTGTGCGGACAGGGCGCGCAGGTGTACGACGCCGGCGCGGGCCGGTTGCTGTGGTCCATCAGGCTGGACCGGGAGCTGGCCGAGACCGCCCTCGGCAAGATCGAGGCCGAGGTGGGGCAGGTGTACGCGGCGGTCGACCAGGACGGGGTCGACGGGCTCACGCTGATCGAGCCGGGGTATCTGATGCCGCACCCGACCCTGCCCGCCGTGCGGGTCGACCGGCGCGAGGAGCTGTGGGGCGAGCCCATCAGCAAGGTGCTGCTGCGCCATCCCCACCTGACGGACGACGAGTTGGCGGCGACGGCCCGCTCGGTGGTCGGCTCGCTGGCCACGGTGACGATGTCGGGGCCCGGCACGGTCGAGCTCCAGCCGTGCGGGATCACCAAGGCCACGGGGCTGGCGCTGGCCGCCGAGCATCTGGGACTGCGGCCGGCGGACACCGTCGCCTTCGGCGATATGCCCAACGACATCCCGATGTTCGACTGGGCCGGCCACGGCGTCGCGATGGCCAACGCCCATCCCGAACTCAAGGCCGTGGCCGACGAGGTCACCCTGTCGAACGAGGACGACGGCATCGCCGTCGTCCTCGAGCGACTGCTGGGCGGGACGGCTCAGTACGGGCCGTTGACGTTGTCGATCGAGCCGTAG
- a CDS encoding glycosyltransferase: MARSARAQEEIRRFLDIGAVQVAELDLDGEEAVLRPGPGSPPVTHGEVFVLVRRGGRPVGTLLGRVPGGADAKAVLADRARAECGPAVFAGPGEPPITTVVVATRERAGQLARALDSLLAQDHPRFDIVVVDNAPVTDETRELIERKYAERVRYVCEPVPGLAAAHNAGLDAVRGEVVAFTDDDVVADPRWLTELTAPFAADAGLGCSTGLILPARLTTPAQVLLESHGGFAKGFTPRTYDPAHPPGDEPLFPFTAGRFGSGANMAFRTAVLRSVGGFDPATGAGTAARGGDDLYGFVRVLAQGHRLHYTPYALVWHHHRETWRDLETQAYGYGAGLTAYLTAVLVNRPALLPAFLARLPRGLAHARTLTAVRETDTADGAGPPGDHDERTHPWPRRLSRLQRRGMVYGPVGYLRARYALRAAVREKTARREKTARRKTTAQGENTARRETTAQGENTAQGAR, translated from the coding sequence ATGGCCCGTTCGGCGCGTGCGCAGGAGGAGATACGGCGGTTCCTGGACATCGGGGCGGTACAGGTCGCCGAGCTGGACCTCGACGGTGAGGAGGCGGTGCTCAGACCCGGCCCGGGGAGTCCGCCGGTGACGCACGGGGAGGTGTTCGTCCTGGTCAGGAGGGGCGGCCGGCCCGTGGGCACGCTGCTCGGGCGGGTACCGGGGGGCGCGGACGCGAAGGCCGTGCTGGCGGACCGGGCGCGGGCGGAGTGCGGGCCGGCCGTGTTCGCCGGGCCCGGGGAGCCGCCGATCACGACCGTCGTCGTCGCGACCCGGGAGCGGGCCGGGCAGCTGGCGCGGGCGCTGGACTCGCTGCTGGCGCAGGACCATCCGCGGTTCGACATCGTCGTCGTGGACAACGCACCGGTCACGGACGAGACGCGGGAGCTCATCGAGCGGAAGTACGCCGAGCGCGTGCGGTACGTCTGTGAGCCCGTTCCGGGGCTCGCAGCCGCCCACAACGCCGGGCTGGACGCCGTGCGTGGCGAGGTGGTCGCCTTCACCGACGACGACGTGGTCGCCGACCCGCGCTGGCTGACCGAGCTGACCGCGCCCTTCGCCGCCGACGCCGGACTGGGGTGCAGCACCGGGCTGATCCTGCCGGCGCGGCTGACGACCCCGGCCCAGGTGCTGCTGGAGAGCCACGGCGGCTTCGCCAAAGGCTTCACTCCAAGGACGTACGATCCGGCGCACCCGCCGGGCGACGAGCCGCTGTTCCCGTTCACGGCCGGGCGGTTCGGCTCGGGCGCGAACATGGCGTTCCGCACGGCGGTGCTGCGTTCCGTCGGCGGTTTCGACCCGGCCACCGGGGCCGGCACGGCGGCCCGGGGCGGCGACGACCTCTACGGCTTCGTCCGCGTCCTGGCCCAGGGGCACCGGCTGCACTACACGCCGTACGCCCTGGTGTGGCACCACCACCGGGAGACCTGGCGGGACCTGGAGACCCAGGCGTACGGCTACGGCGCCGGGCTCACGGCGTATCTCACCGCGGTGCTCGTGAACCGGCCCGCGCTGCTGCCGGCGTTCCTCGCGAGGCTGCCCCGCGGCCTCGCCCACGCCCGCACGCTGACGGCGGTGCGCGAGACGGACACGGCGGACGGCGCCGGCCCGCCGGGCGACCACGACGAGCGGACGCATCCCTGGCCGCGGCGGCTGTCGCGGTTGCAGCGCAGGGGGATGGTCTACGGGCCCGTCGGCTATCTGCGGGCGCGGTACGCGCTGCGCGCGGCGGTTCGGGAGAAGACGGCTCGGCGGGAGAAGACCGCTCGGCGGAAGACCACCGCTCAAGGGGAGAACACCGCTCGGCGGGAGACCACCGCTCAAGGGGAGAACACCGCTCAGGGGGCGAGATGA